The sequence TTCGTTTAGCATATTGGGTTTATGTTTCTGCGATAATGCCATGGGTTTTTATAGCAttcatcatttttatttctgaGATCTTTCGATGTTGTTTTATCTGAGTTTCTCTTGCCCTGATCATTGGTGGGTTGGGGTTATTCATCTACATCAGTGcaagatttattttttcccaaattttatttcatcatttcagttttttttattatttggatCTGcccttttctgtttctttccCTATTTGTAAATTTGGAACGGAGAATTGATTGGGTTTCTGGTTTTTGGGTTTACTGGGTTTCTCTTCTTTGATTAATTGGGTTGTAGCGATTTCAGATTTCTTTTGGgggttttttgtattttaatttcttgattTCGGCCATTTTCATGTATTTCTTTCATTCAGAAAATcaaggttttttatttatttatatgttcatgtttgtttttcttatagGAAATGACAAAGTCAAGAATGAAGCACAAAGAAGGAACCGGCGTGTTCTTGGAGACATTGGTAATAATCTTGAGGCTGGTCGTATTGTTGAAGGGAAGCCCCCTGTTCAGATTTCTCGCCCCATAACTAGgtttatttctctctctctctctctctctctctctctctctctctctctctctctctctcacacacacacacacacacacacacacacaggcGAAATTACTAACAAGTTGTTCTTGACTTGCAGAAGTTTTCATGCACAACTGTTAGCAAAGGCACAACAAGCACAAGCAGAAAAGAATCATGTGGTAATAATCTTGAACCACTGCTTTTTATCTCTTTATATAATGAATATCTAGTTTTGAATCTTGAAGTTAGTTGTTCATGGTATTGGGCTTTTTAAATTTGTAGAACCCTGTGCTGCCGGTTGTTGAAGATAAAAAACGAGGTCCTGCCAAGAAGGCGGCAGTGGTAGCAGTTCCCAAGAAGGCAATTGAAAAGCCAAAATCTGAGACTGTGGTTGTTATAAGTTCTGATGAAAGAGTAAAGGATAAACCAGTGAACCAATGCAAGCCAGTAGACGGGCCTTCAAGGAAGGAAGTCAAGACTCTGACTTCGATCCTCACAGCTCGAAGCAAGGTAAGTTTGTTGATTTTCTAGCATATTGAGAGAGAATTGCTTCCTTTTATTTGTTGGGgtattgaatttttgtttgctGCAGGCTATGGCTGGTGGAGTTAGCATCAAGCCAAAGGAAAAGattgttgattttgattcagCTGATGTTAATGATGAATTGGCTGTGGTGGAATACATTGATGACTTGTACCAGTTCTACAAGCTCACTGAAGTATGTTCTTATTCTCTTCCCCCCTCACTTCAAATTTCCCCTTTTCCTATCACTTCTCTTACCAAGGAAAACTTCCTTGTGCAGGATGACAGCAGAGTTAATGATTACATGGAGTCACAGCCAGACATAAACCCAAAGATGAGATCAATCCTCATAGACTGGTTGGTAGAAGTTCACAGGAAATTTGAACTGATGCCTGAAACCTTCTACCTGACTGTGAACATAATTGATCGATACTTGTCAAAGAAGATCGTTTCTAGGAGGGAACTTCAGCTAGTTGGTATTAGTTCTATGGTTATAGCATCCAAATATGAGGAAATCTGGGCCCCACAGGTAATGTTCTCTTATTCAGttgttttatgaattattcATACTTGATTTCAAACTTGTATCTTTTTTAATCTGAAAATGGGTTCTTGATATGCAGGTCAATGACTTTGTTTGCTTATCAGACTATGCATACACTGGTGATCAGATACTTCTGATGGAGAAAGCAATTCTGGGGAAGTTGGAATGGTACCTGACAGTTCCTACCCCATATGTCTTCCTGTCTAGATACATCAAAGCCTCTGTTTCACCTGGTGAAGAGGTACTTATTTCACCATGACAATATAACCATGCATATTTTAAGCTCTATTTTTAGTGAAGTAACATATACTAATTTGATTCTCTTACGTTTGTGTAATGCAGGTGAAGAATATGGTTTTCTTTCTAGCTGAGCTCGGAATTATGCATTATCCAACTACTATTCGGTACTCTCCCTCCCTGATAGCTGCT comes from Prunus dulcis chromosome 6, ALMONDv2, whole genome shotgun sequence and encodes:
- the LOC117630807 gene encoding G2/mitotic-specific cyclin S13-7-like — translated: MEHARAAVLPQQPRGNDKVKNEAQRRNRRVLGDIGNNLEAGRIVEGKPPVQISRPITRSFHAQLLAKAQQAQAEKNHVNPVLPVVEDKKRGPAKKAAVVAVPKKAIEKPKSETVVVISSDERVKDKPVNQCKPVDGPSRKEVKTLTSILTARSKAMAGGVSIKPKEKIVDFDSADVNDELAVVEYIDDLYQFYKLTEDDSRVNDYMESQPDINPKMRSILIDWLVEVHRKFELMPETFYLTVNIIDRYLSKKIVSRRELQLVGISSMVIASKYEEIWAPQVNDFVCLSDYAYTGDQILLMEKAILGKLEWYLTVPTPYVFLSRYIKASVSPGEEVKNMVFFLAELGIMHYPTTIRYSPSLIAAAAVYAARCTLNKAPFWTETLKHHTGFSEEQLRDCAKLLVGFHLKAAESNLQAVYRKFSKPEHGAVALFTPAKSFQSSSSS